In Streptomyces longhuiensis, the following proteins share a genomic window:
- a CDS encoding HAMP domain-containing protein, with translation MESGAASRGTNTRAKGGQSLAKQRKPRNGTTAVDTAALNRLLAGLVAMRDGNFRKRLTVSGDGLMAEIAAVFNEVADRNLHLTGELSRVRRMVGREGKLTERLETGACEGSWAAAINASNALVDDLVRPVSEVGRVLTAVAEGDLSPRMELRSQVPDGNGHPLRGEFLKVGRTVNNLVDQLSTFTDEVTRVASEVGTEGKLGGQARVRGMSGSWKDLTDSVNTMAYRLTAQVRDIALVTTAVAKGDLSRKVTVHVAGEMLELKNTVNTMVDQLSSFSSEVTRVAREVGTEGELGGQAQVPGVAGVWKDLTDSVNLMAGNLTAQVRGIAQVTTAVANGDLSQKVTVSARGEVAQLAETINQMTETLRTFADEVTRVANEVGAEGQLGGQANVPGAAGTWKDLTDSVNTVFRNLTTQVRDIATVTTAVANGDLSQKVTVDVAGEMLELKNTVNTMVDQLSAFGSEVTRVAREIGVEGELGGQAHVQGAAGTWKDLTDSVNTAFRNLTGQVRNIAQVTTAVANGDLSQKVTVDVSGEMLQLKNTVNTMVDQLSSFADQVTRMARDVGTEGRLGGQARVDGVSGTWKELTDSVNFMAGNLTSQVRQIAQVTTAVARGDLSQKIDVDARGEILELKNTINTMVDQLSAFADQVTRVAREVGTEGRLGGQAQVPGVAGVWRDLTDSVNGMAGNLTAQVRNIAQVATAVARGDLSQKIDVDARGEILELKNTLNTMVDQLSNFAEQVTRVSREVGTEGILGGQAEVQGVSGTWKDLTQSVNGMANNLTLQVRNIAEVTTAVARGDLSKKITVDAKGEILELVTTVNTMVDQLSSFAEQVTRVAREVGTEGQLGGQARVRGVTGIWKDLSDNVNLMANNLTSQVRNISQVAAAVANGDLTKKVTVEARGEVAQLADTVNTMVTTLSSFADQVTRVAREVGTDGILGGQARVPGVSGTWKDLTESVNGMASNLTGQVRNIAMVTTAIAKGDLTKKIDIDARGEILELKTTINTMVDQLSSFAEQVTRVAREVGTEGQLGGQARVRDVDGTWRDLTESVNEMAGNLTRQVRAIAAVATAVTRGDLNLKIDVDAAGEIQVLQDNINKMISNLRDTTIANEEQDWLKGNLARISGLMQGRRDLEDVASLIMSELTPVVSAQHGAFFLALPTDEAEAGSAPEDAYELRMLGSYGYSMGSMPTSFRPGETLIGTAAQEKRAILVENVPQGYLKIASGLGEAPPAHVIVLPVLFEGTVLGVIELATFQPFTQIQKDFLNQIAEMIATSVNTISVNTKTEVLLKQSQELTEQLRERSAELENRQKALQESNAELEDKAELLAQQNRDIEVKNTEIEEARQVLEERAEQLAVSMRYKSEFLANMSHELRTPLNSLLILAKLLADNADSNLTPKQVEFAETIHGAGSDLLQLINDILDLSKVEAGKMDVSPTRIALVQLVDYVEATFRPLTAEKGLDFSVRVSPELPATLHTDEQRLLQVLRNLLSNAVKFTDSGAVELVIRPAGADVPDAIREQLLEAGSLREADGDLIAFSVTDTGIGIAASKMRVIFEAFKQADGTTSRKYGGTGLGLSISREIARLLGGEIHAQSEPGRGSTFTLYMPLHASELPPQGYPQLAPTIEPGMHAVPMEVMPPEASMPPEVRSYQDTQHGPAALFRRRRRQVAAPEQRPALPGQPGQQVPPAPAQERAQEQWAGTGQEGAPQERRTFLFGGEKVLIVDDDIRNVFALTSVLEQHGLSVLYAENGREGIEVLEQHDDVTVVLMDIMMPEMDGYATTTAIRRMPQFAGLPIIALTAKAMKGDREKAIESGASDYVTKPVDPDHLLTVMEQWMRGE, from the coding sequence GTGGAGTCTGGCGCAGCGTCGCGAGGCACGAATACGCGCGCAAAGGGCGGACAGTCCCTGGCGAAACAGCGTAAACCGCGCAATGGGACCACAGCGGTGGACACCGCTGCCCTGAACAGACTGCTCGCCGGTCTTGTGGCGATGCGGGACGGCAACTTCCGCAAGCGCCTCACGGTGTCGGGCGACGGCCTCATGGCCGAGATCGCGGCGGTCTTCAACGAGGTCGCGGACCGGAATCTGCACCTCACCGGCGAGCTGTCGCGGGTGCGGCGGATGGTCGGGCGGGAGGGAAAGCTCACCGAGCGGCTGGAGACGGGCGCCTGTGAGGGCTCCTGGGCTGCGGCGATCAATGCCTCGAACGCCCTGGTGGACGACCTCGTACGCCCGGTCTCCGAGGTCGGACGGGTGCTCACGGCGGTCGCGGAGGGCGATCTGTCGCCGCGCATGGAGCTGCGTTCGCAGGTGCCGGACGGCAACGGTCATCCTCTGCGGGGCGAGTTCCTCAAGGTCGGGCGCACCGTCAACAACCTGGTGGACCAGCTGTCGACGTTCACCGACGAGGTCACGCGGGTGGCCAGTGAGGTGGGCACCGAGGGCAAGCTGGGCGGTCAGGCCCGGGTGCGCGGTATGTCCGGTTCGTGGAAGGATCTCACGGATTCGGTCAACACCATGGCGTACCGGCTGACCGCTCAGGTGCGTGACATTGCTCTCGTGACGACCGCGGTGGCCAAGGGTGATCTGTCCCGGAAGGTCACGGTTCACGTCGCGGGCGAGATGCTCGAGCTGAAGAACACCGTCAACACGATGGTGGACCAGCTGTCGTCCTTCTCCTCCGAGGTGACCCGCGTGGCCCGCGAGGTCGGCACGGAGGGCGAGCTCGGCGGCCAGGCGCAGGTGCCTGGTGTGGCGGGTGTGTGGAAGGACCTCACCGATTCCGTAAATCTTATGGCCGGCAACCTGACGGCCCAGGTGCGCGGGATCGCGCAGGTCACGACGGCGGTCGCCAACGGTGATCTGTCGCAGAAGGTGACGGTGTCGGCACGCGGCGAGGTCGCCCAACTCGCCGAGACCATCAATCAGATGACCGAGACGCTGCGCACGTTCGCCGACGAGGTCACGCGTGTGGCCAACGAGGTCGGTGCCGAAGGGCAGCTCGGCGGGCAGGCGAACGTGCCGGGTGCGGCCGGGACGTGGAAGGACCTCACCGATTCGGTGAACACGGTCTTCCGGAACCTGACCACGCAGGTGCGCGACATCGCGACCGTCACGACGGCGGTGGCGAACGGTGATCTCTCGCAGAAGGTGACCGTCGACGTCGCCGGCGAGATGCTCGAGTTGAAGAACACCGTCAACACGATGGTGGACCAGCTGTCCGCGTTCGGCTCCGAAGTCACCCGCGTGGCGCGGGAGATCGGTGTCGAGGGTGAGCTGGGCGGCCAGGCGCATGTGCAGGGCGCGGCCGGTACGTGGAAGGACCTGACGGACTCCGTCAACACGGCCTTCCGCAACCTGACGGGCCAGGTCCGCAACATCGCGCAGGTGACGACGGCGGTGGCCAACGGCGACCTGTCGCAGAAGGTCACCGTGGACGTGTCCGGCGAGATGCTCCAGCTGAAGAACACCGTGAACACGATGGTGGACCAGCTGTCCTCCTTCGCCGACCAGGTGACGCGCATGGCGCGTGACGTGGGCACGGAGGGCCGGCTCGGCGGTCAGGCGCGGGTCGACGGCGTGTCCGGCACCTGGAAGGAACTCACCGACTCCGTCAACTTCATGGCGGGGAACCTGACTTCGCAGGTGCGCCAGATCGCGCAGGTGACCACGGCGGTGGCGCGCGGTGACCTGTCGCAGAAGATCGACGTGGACGCGCGCGGCGAGATCCTCGAACTCAAGAACACCATCAACACGATGGTCGACCAGCTCTCCGCGTTCGCCGACCAGGTGACGCGGGTGGCCCGCGAGGTGGGTACGGAAGGCCGGCTCGGCGGTCAGGCGCAGGTGCCCGGCGTCGCCGGTGTGTGGCGCGACCTGACCGACTCCGTGAACGGCATGGCCGGCAACCTCACCGCCCAGGTGCGCAACATCGCGCAGGTCGCCACGGCGGTGGCACGGGGTGACCTGTCGCAGAAGATCGACGTGGACGCGCGCGGCGAGATCCTGGAGCTGAAGAACACCCTCAACACGATGGTGGACCAGCTCTCGAACTTCGCCGAGCAGGTCACGCGGGTCTCCCGCGAGGTGGGTACGGAGGGCATCCTCGGCGGCCAGGCCGAGGTCCAGGGCGTCTCCGGCACCTGGAAGGACCTCACGCAGTCCGTGAACGGCATGGCCAACAACCTGACCCTTCAGGTGCGCAACATCGCCGAGGTCACCACGGCAGTCGCCCGCGGCGACCTGTCCAAGAAGATCACCGTCGACGCGAAGGGCGAGATCCTCGAACTCGTCACGACCGTGAACACGATGGTGGACCAGCTGTCGTCGTTCGCCGAGCAGGTGACCCGCGTGGCCCGCGAGGTGGGTACGGAGGGCCAGCTGGGCGGCCAGGCGCGCGTGCGGGGCGTCACGGGCATCTGGAAGGACCTCAGCGACAACGTCAACCTGATGGCCAACAACCTGACCAGCCAGGTGCGCAACATCTCGCAGGTCGCGGCGGCCGTCGCCAACGGCGACCTCACCAAGAAGGTCACCGTCGAGGCGCGCGGAGAGGTCGCGCAGCTCGCCGACACGGTCAACACCATGGTGACGACGCTGAGTTCGTTCGCCGACCAGGTGACCCGCGTGGCCCGCGAGGTGGGCACCGACGGCATCCTCGGCGGGCAGGCCCGCGTACCGGGAGTCTCCGGTACGTGGAAGGACCTCACCGAGTCCGTGAACGGCATGGCGTCGAACCTCACCGGACAGGTCCGCAACATCGCGATGGTCACGACCGCCATCGCCAAGGGCGACCTGACCAAGAAGATCGACATCGACGCCCGGGGCGAGATCCTCGAACTCAAGACGACCATCAACACGATGGTCGACCAGTTGTCCTCGTTCGCCGAGCAGGTGACCCGGGTCGCCCGTGAGGTGGGTACGGAGGGCCAGCTGGGCGGCCAGGCCCGCGTGCGCGACGTCGACGGCACCTGGCGCGACCTGACCGAGTCCGTGAACGAGATGGCCGGGAACCTGACCCGTCAGGTGCGCGCCATCGCGGCCGTCGCCACGGCGGTGACCCGCGGCGACCTGAACCTCAAGATCGACGTCGACGCGGCGGGCGAGATCCAGGTCCTCCAGGACAACATCAACAAGATGATCTCCAACCTGCGCGACACCACGATCGCCAACGAGGAGCAGGACTGGCTGAAGGGCAACCTGGCCCGTATCTCCGGCCTCATGCAGGGCCGCCGCGACCTGGAGGACGTGGCCTCGCTGATCATGAGCGAGCTGACGCCGGTCGTCTCCGCCCAGCACGGCGCGTTCTTCCTGGCGCTGCCGACGGACGAGGCCGAGGCCGGTTCCGCGCCCGAGGACGCGTACGAGCTGCGCATGCTCGGCAGTTACGGCTACTCGATGGGGTCCATGCCGACCTCGTTCCGGCCCGGTGAGACGCTCATCGGGACGGCGGCCCAGGAGAAGCGCGCGATCCTCGTGGAGAACGTGCCGCAGGGTTATCTGAAGATCGCTTCCGGGCTCGGGGAGGCGCCGCCCGCACACGTCATCGTGCTGCCGGTGCTCTTCGAGGGGACGGTCCTCGGTGTGATCGAACTGGCGACGTTCCAGCCGTTCACGCAGATCCAGAAGGACTTCCTGAACCAGATCGCCGAGATGATCGCGACGAGCGTGAACACCATCTCCGTCAACACGAAGACGGAGGTGCTGCTCAAGCAGTCGCAGGAGCTCACCGAGCAACTGCGCGAGCGGTCGGCGGAGTTGGAGAACCGGCAGAAGGCGCTCCAGGAGTCCAACGCGGAGCTGGAGGACAAGGCGGAGCTGCTCGCCCAGCAGAACCGCGACATCGAGGTCAAGAACACGGAGATCGAAGAGGCCAGGCAGGTCCTGGAGGAGCGCGCCGAGCAGCTCGCGGTCTCCATGCGGTACAAGTCCGAGTTCCTGGCGAACATGTCGCACGAGCTGCGTACGCCGCTCAACTCCCTGCTGATTCTGGCCAAGTTGCTCGCCGACAACGCGGACTCGAACCTGACCCCGAAGCAGGTCGAGTTCGCCGAGACGATCCATGGTGCCGGTTCCGACCTGCTCCAGTTGATCAACGACATCCTCGACCTGTCCAAGGTCGAGGCGGGCAAGATGGACGTGTCGCCGACCCGCATCGCTCTGGTGCAGCTCGTCGACTACGTGGAGGCCACCTTCCGCCCGCTGACCGCGGAGAAGGGCCTCGATTTCTCCGTACGGGTCTCGCCCGAACTGCCCGCGACGCTCCACACGGACGAACAGCGCCTGCTCCAGGTGCTGCGCAACCTGCTGTCCAACGCGGTGAAGTTCACCGACTCCGGAGCCGTCGAACTGGTCATCAGGCCGGCGGGCGCGGACGTGCCCGACGCCATCCGTGAGCAGCTCCTGGAGGCGGGCTCCCTGCGGGAGGCGGACGGCGACCTGATCGCCTTCTCCGTGACCGACACCGGTATCGGCATCGCGGCCAGCAAGATGCGGGTGATCTTCGAGGCGTTCAAGCAGGCCGACGGGACGACGAGCCGCAAGTACGGCGGTACGGGCCTCGGCCTGTCCATCAGCCGTGAGATCGCGCGGCTGCTCGGCGGTGAGATCCACGCGCAGAGCGAGCCCGGGCGTGGCTCCACGTTCACGCTGTACATGCCGCTGCACGCGAGCGAACTGCCGCCGCAGGGCTACCCGCAGCTCGCGCCCACCATCGAGCCGGGTATGCACGCAGTGCCGATGGAGGTCATGCCGCCCGAGGCGTCGATGCCGCCGGAGGTCAGGTCGTACCAGGACACCCAGCACGGTCCCGCCGCGCTCTTCAGGCGGCGCCGCAGGCAGGTGGCCGCGCCCGAACAGCGGCCGGCGCTGCCGGGACAGCCCGGGCAGCAGGTGCCGCCGGCGCCCGCGCAGGAGCGTGCCCAGGAGCAATGGGCGGGCACCGGTCAGGAAGGGGCGCCGCAGGAGCGACGCACGTTCCTCTTCGGTGGCGAGAAGGTGCTCATCGTCGACGACGACATCCGTAACGTCTTCGCGCTCACCAGCGTCCTGGAGCAGCACGGCCTGTCCGTGCTGTACGCCGAGAACGGCCGGGAGGGGATCGAGGTCCTCGAACAGCACGACGACGTGACGGTCGTCCTGATGGACATCATGATGCCGGAGATGGACGGCTACGCGACGACGACGGCGATCCGCAGGATGCCGCAGTTCGCCGGGCTGCCGATCATCGCGCTCACGGCGAAGGCCATGAAGGGCGACAGGGAGAAGGCCATCGAGTCCGGGGCCTCCGACTACGTCACGAAGCCGGTCGATCCGGATCATCTGCTGACGGTGATGGAGCAGTGGATGCGCGGGGAGTGA
- a CDS encoding response regulator, with amino-acid sequence MVQKAKILLVDDRPENLLALEAILSALDQTLVRASSGEEALKALLTDDFAVILLDVQMPGMDGFETAAHIKRRERTRDIPIIFLTAINHGPHHTFRGYAAGAVDYISKPFDPWVLRAKVSVFVELYMKNCQLREQAALLRLQLEGGGKSDVGDSKEPAGLLAELSARLAAVEEQAEALSKQLDDESADAAAVATAAHLERKLTGLRRALDALEPGTGSGAPSLPSQN; translated from the coding sequence ATGGTGCAGAAGGCCAAGATCCTCCTGGTCGATGACCGGCCGGAGAATCTGCTGGCGCTGGAGGCCATCCTCTCCGCGCTCGATCAGACACTGGTGCGGGCATCGTCCGGGGAGGAAGCACTCAAAGCGCTGCTCACGGACGATTTCGCGGTCATTCTGCTGGATGTCCAGATGCCAGGAATGGACGGTTTCGAAACCGCGGCGCACATCAAGCGTCGGGAGCGGACACGTGACATCCCGATCATCTTCCTCACAGCCATCAACCACGGACCGCACCACACGTTCCGTGGGTACGCGGCCGGTGCGGTGGACTACATCTCGAAGCCGTTCGACCCGTGGGTCCTGCGCGCGAAGGTCTCGGTCTTCGTCGAGCTGTACATGAAGAACTGCCAACTGCGGGAGCAGGCGGCCCTGCTGCGGCTCCAGCTCGAGGGCGGCGGGAAGTCCGATGTCGGCGACTCCAAGGAGCCGGCCGGGCTGCTGGCCGAACTCTCCGCGCGGCTCGCGGCCGTTGAGGAGCAGGCCGAGGCGCTCTCGAAGCAGCTCGACGACGAGTCGGCGGACGCTGCCGCGGTCGCCACGGCCGCGCATCTCGAACGCAAACTCACCGGGCTGCGCCGTGCTCTTGACGCCCTGGAGCCCGGTACGGGAAGCGGCGCACCGTCACTTCCTTCGCAGAACTGA
- a CDS encoding DNA translocase FtsK, with the protein MASRPAAKKTPAKKAAAPTKAPAKKAPAKKAAAKKPAAKKAPPRKAAAKKPAPKPVPSPTGGVYRLARALWLGVAHSVGAMFRGIGRGAKGLDPAHRKDGLALLLLGLALIVAAGTWSNLRGPVGDLVEMLVTGAFGRLDLLVPLLLGGIAVRLIRHPEKPEANGRIVIGLSALVIGVLGQVHIACGSPARTDGMQAIRDAGGLIGWGASTPLSFTMGEVLAVPLLVLLTVFGLLVVTATPVNAIPQRLRLLGVKLGVVHPEPEDEAFFAADDDERYDDQWRESLPARSRRRPADPETYDPDQAEQEALSKRRRPRRTPVQPVVTRPMDAVDVAAAAAAALDGAVLHGMPPSPLVADLTQGVGTERESAPERTAPVPTARAQAPAKETEEPAPEPAAAPVAAKAGVPDLTKSAPDALRDLPPRAEQLQLSGDITYSLPSLDLLERGGPGKSRSAANDAVVDSLSNVFSEFKVDANVTGFTRGPTVTRYEIELGPAVKVEKITALAKNIAYAVASPDVRIISPIPGKSAVGIEIPNTDREMVNVGDVLRLADAAEDDHPMLVALGKDVEGGYVMANMAKMPHILVAGATGSGKSSCINGLITSIMCRATPEDVRMVLVDPKRVELTAYEGIPHLITPIITNPKRAAEALQWVVREMDLRYDDLAAFGYRHIDDFNQAIRDGKLKTPEGSERELKTYPYLLVIVDELADLMMVAPRDVEDSIVRITQLARAAGIHLVLATQRPSVDVVTGLIKANVPSRLAFATSSLADSRVILDQPGAEKLIGKGDGLYLPMGQNKPTRMQGAFVTEDEIHAVVQHCKDQMAPVFRDDVTVGTKQKKEIDEDIGDDLDLLCQAAELVVSTQFGSTSMLQRKLRVGFAKAGRLMDLMESRNVVGPSEGSKARDVLVKPDELDGVLAVIRGEAQP; encoded by the coding sequence ATGGCCTCACGTCCCGCAGCCAAGAAGACGCCCGCGAAGAAGGCGGCCGCGCCGACCAAGGCTCCGGCGAAGAAGGCCCCTGCCAAGAAGGCGGCCGCGAAGAAGCCCGCGGCCAAGAAGGCGCCCCCGAGGAAAGCCGCGGCGAAGAAGCCCGCGCCCAAGCCGGTGCCCAGCCCCACGGGGGGCGTGTACCGGCTCGCGCGCGCGCTCTGGCTGGGCGTCGCGCACAGCGTGGGCGCGATGTTCCGCGGCATAGGCCGTGGCGCCAAGGGGCTCGACCCGGCGCACCGCAAGGACGGCCTCGCACTCCTGCTCCTCGGTCTGGCACTGATCGTCGCGGCGGGCACCTGGTCGAATCTGCGCGGACCTGTCGGCGACCTCGTCGAGATGCTCGTCACGGGCGCGTTCGGCCGTCTCGACCTGCTCGTACCGCTGCTGCTCGGCGGCATCGCCGTGCGCCTCATCCGGCACCCCGAGAAGCCCGAGGCCAACGGGCGCATCGTGATCGGCCTGTCCGCGCTCGTCATCGGCGTACTCGGCCAGGTCCACATCGCCTGCGGCTCGCCCGCCCGCACCGACGGGATGCAGGCCATAAGGGACGCCGGAGGGCTCATCGGCTGGGGAGCCTCCACCCCGTTGAGCTTCACCATGGGCGAGGTGCTCGCGGTGCCGCTCCTCGTCCTGCTCACCGTCTTCGGACTGCTCGTGGTCACCGCGACGCCCGTGAACGCGATTCCGCAGCGACTACGGCTGCTCGGCGTGAAGCTCGGCGTCGTCCATCCGGAACCCGAGGACGAAGCGTTCTTTGCGGCGGACGACGACGAGCGCTACGACGACCAGTGGCGCGAATCCCTGCCCGCGCGCTCCAGGCGGCGCCCGGCGGACCCCGAGACGTACGACCCCGACCAGGCGGAGCAGGAGGCGCTCTCCAAGCGGCGCAGGCCCCGGCGCACTCCTGTGCAGCCCGTCGTGACCCGGCCCATGGACGCGGTCGACGTGGCCGCTGCGGCCGCTGCCGCGCTCGACGGGGCCGTGCTGCACGGCATGCCTCCGTCGCCGTTGGTCGCCGATCTGACGCAGGGGGTCGGTACGGAGCGGGAGAGCGCGCCGGAGCGCACGGCGCCGGTGCCCACCGCGCGGGCGCAGGCGCCGGCGAAGGAGACCGAGGAGCCGGCACCTGAGCCCGCGGCCGCGCCCGTGGCGGCCAAGGCCGGCGTGCCCGACCTGACGAAGTCCGCCCCCGACGCGCTGCGCGACCTCCCGCCGCGCGCCGAGCAGCTCCAGTTGTCCGGCGACATCACCTACTCGCTGCCGTCGCTCGACCTCCTGGAGCGCGGCGGCCCCGGCAAGTCACGCAGCGCGGCCAACGACGCCGTCGTCGACTCGCTGTCGAACGTCTTCTCCGAGTTCAAGGTCGACGCCAACGTCACCGGCTTCACACGCGGCCCGACGGTCACCCGCTACGAGATCGAGCTCGGCCCCGCCGTGAAGGTCGAGAAGATCACGGCGCTGGCCAAGAACATCGCCTACGCCGTCGCGTCCCCGGACGTCCGGATCATCTCGCCCATCCCCGGCAAGTCCGCCGTGGGCATCGAGATCCCGAACACCGACCGCGAAATGGTCAACGTGGGCGACGTGCTGCGCCTCGCCGACGCGGCCGAGGACGACCACCCGATGCTCGTCGCGCTCGGCAAGGACGTCGAGGGCGGATACGTCATGGCCAACATGGCCAAGATGCCGCACATCCTCGTCGCCGGAGCCACCGGCTCCGGAAAGTCCTCCTGCATCAACGGCCTGATCACCTCGATCATGTGCCGGGCGACCCCCGAGGACGTGCGCATGGTCCTCGTGGACCCCAAGCGCGTCGAGCTCACCGCGTACGAGGGCATCCCGCACCTGATCACGCCGATCATCACCAACCCCAAGCGGGCCGCCGAAGCGCTGCAGTGGGTCGTGCGCGAGATGGACCTGCGCTACGACGACCTCGCGGCGTTCGGATACCGGCACATCGACGACTTCAACCAGGCGATTCGCGACGGCAAGCTCAAGACGCCCGAGGGCAGCGAGCGCGAGCTGAAGACGTATCCGTATCTGCTGGTCATCGTCGACGAGCTCGCGGACCTGATGATGGTCGCGCCGCGCGACGTCGAGGACTCGATCGTGCGCATCACGCAGCTCGCGCGCGCGGCCGGCATCCACCTGGTGCTCGCCACCCAGCGCCCGTCGGTCGACGTCGTCACCGGCCTCATCAAGGCCAACGTCCCCTCCCGGCTCGCCTTCGCCACCTCCTCGCTCGCCGACAGCCGCGTCATCCTCGACCAGCCCGGCGCCGAGAAGCTGATCGGCAAGGGCGACGGGCTGTACCTGCCGATGGGCCAGAACAAGCCCACCCGTATGCAGGGCGCCTTCGTCACCGAGGACGAGATCCACGCCGTCGTCCAGCACTGCAAGGACCAGATGGCGCCCGTCTTCAGGGACGACGTCACCGTCGGGACCAAGCAGAAGAAGGAGATCGACGAGGACATCGGCGATGACCTCGACCTGCTGTGCCAGGCCGCTGAGCTGGTCGTTTCCACGCAGTTCGGCTCCACGTCGATGCTCCAGCGCAAGCTGCGCGTCGGCTTCGCGAAGGCCGGGCGGCTCATGGACCTCATGGAGTCGCGGAACGTCGTGGGGCCGAGCGAGGGTTCGAAGGCACGTGATGTTCTTGTGAAGCCTGATGAACTGGATGGAGTGCTCGCCGTGATCCGCGGGGAGGCTCAACCCTGA
- a CDS encoding helix-turn-helix domain-containing protein — protein sequence MSIGNSPEDDRPSDDVRATTPPAVEQAPTPSDDRPSIGRVLRQAREDAGMTVDEVSTSTRVRIPIVHAIEEDDFSRCGGDVYARGHIRTLARAVGVDPEPLLAQFADEHGGRPAPTPAAPLFEAERIRSEPRRPNWTAAMVAAIVAVIGFVGFTAFGGSDDGAKQQAAEGATPATGKPKPTQTPKATKPTDPKPDPTDSAIAAAPRDKVTVKINAADGRSWISAKDHNGRIMFDGLLEQGESKTFQDNQKVDLVLGDAGAIQLYVNGKQVDNEFEPGQVERLTYTKGDPEVG from the coding sequence GTGTCCATCGGCAACTCCCCTGAAGACGACCGTCCTTCGGATGACGTTCGCGCGACGACCCCGCCGGCCGTCGAGCAGGCGCCCACGCCCTCGGACGACCGCCCCTCGATCGGACGCGTCCTCCGTCAGGCGCGCGAAGACGCCGGGATGACCGTCGACGAAGTCAGTACGTCCACCCGGGTGCGCATCCCGATCGTGCACGCGATCGAGGAGGACGACTTCTCGCGGTGCGGCGGCGATGTCTACGCCCGCGGTCACATCCGGACCCTGGCGCGCGCCGTGGGCGTGGATCCCGAACCCCTTCTCGCCCAGTTCGCCGACGAGCACGGTGGGCGGCCCGCGCCGACCCCGGCCGCTCCGCTCTTCGAGGCCGAGCGGATCAGGTCCGAGCCACGCCGGCCGAACTGGACGGCGGCCATGGTCGCCGCCATCGTCGCGGTGATCGGCTTCGTCGGGTTCACCGCGTTCGGCGGAAGCGACGACGGTGCCAAGCAGCAGGCGGCCGAAGGTGCGACACCGGCCACCGGCAAGCCCAAGCCCACGCAGACCCCCAAGGCCACCAAGCCCACCGACCCCAAGCCCGACCCGACCGACAGCGCGATCGCGGCCGCGCCGCGTGACAAGGTCACCGTCAAGATCAACGCGGCGGACGGGCGCAGCTGGATCTCCGCGAAGGATCACAACGGACGGATCATGTTCGACGGCCTCCTCGAACAGGGTGAGTCGAAGACCTTCCAGGACAACCAGAAGGTCGACCTCGTCCTCGGCGACGCGGGCGCGATCCAGCTGTACGTGAACGGCAAGCAGGTGGACAACGAGTTCGAGCCCGGACAGGTCGAGCGCCTCACCTACACCAAGGGCGATCCCGAGGTCGGATGA